The stretch of DNA GTTTCGCCGACGATTCACCGTACACCGACACGAAGGTCGGCATGACATAACTCAGCAGAAACCCAACCACCGCAATTCCGACGACCACGAGAAACGCCGGATAGGCCAAGGCCTTAGAAACCTTCTGGCGGAGCCCGATCATCAGCTTCAGATAGGCAATATACCTCTGCAGCACCTCTGCCAGATTGCCCGACTGCTCACCGGCGCGGATCGTCGCCAGATAGAGATCAGAAAAATAGATGGAGTGCTTGGCCAAGGCCTCGGAAGCCGAGGCTCCGCCGCGAATGTCCTGCTTGATCACCTTGAGTGCTTCTCGAAAGGATGCGCGTTGGGTACGATCAATCAGCAAATCCCACACCCGCAGGATCGGCAGGCCCGCCTTGATCAAGACCAGCAGCTCTTGATTGAAGACGAGGAAATCCTGAAGCGGGAGTTTCCTCCAGTGACCTGCCGCAAGCCCGGATGTTCCAAAGCCCGCTCCCCGCCTCGCCAGACGAAAGACCAGCAGCCCGTCTGATTCGAGCTTGGCTCGCACGAGATGCTCATCATCCCCCTCGATATGGCCTTCAAAGGTGGTGCCATCGGCACGAGCCGCTCTGTATGCGAAGACAGCCATGGGATTAATCGGTTCGACACAACACGTGGTAACAGATGGTCTCTACTGAACGAGTGTGTCCCGGGAGGCCGACTGCAAAGTCGCCTGCTGCAGCCGAGGCTCCGGCAACCGGAGCGTTCGTCCCACGACAATGATGTTGTTCTGTAGTCCGTTGATCGCGCGAAGGGCATTCAGCTGGACCTTGTGACGACGCGCAATCCTCCACAAGGTGTCCCCCGCCTGAATGACAATGGTTCGGATCGAGGCGGCGGACTGAGCCGAGGCCGATCTCTCCGAACGTCGTTCATTACCAAGAACCAACGCAGCCGGATGCGCCACTGCGGCGCCGCCGGTATGGGGGCC from Nitrospira sp. encodes:
- a CDS encoding type II secretion system F family protein; this encodes MAVFAYRAARADGTTFEGHIEGDDEHLVRAKLESDGLLVFRLARRGAGFGTSGLAAGHWRKLPLQDFLVFNQELLVLIKAGLPILRVWDLLIDRTQRASFREALKVIKQDIRGGASASEALAKHSIYFSDLYLATIRAGEQSGNLAEVLQRYIAYLKLMIGLRQKVSKALAYPAFLVVVGIAVVGFLLSYVMPTFVSVYGESSAKLPVATRWLISVISVGEAQLIPVAIVAGVAGVLGRAWYQTPAGRLSVDRQLLRLPLLGTILVEHHTIQLTRTLATVLAGGTPLVEALDIARGAVSNRFVSRGLVSAVGEIREGSTLAAAIERPQILPKLAIEMLSVGEETGSLEPMLRDVAEFYEGDLDVRLSQLTTWIEPVLLLVMGLLVGGIVIIMYLPIFQMAGTIQ